Genomic window (Cyanobium sp. Tous-M-B4):
GCAAGGCCGGGGTGGAAGAAGCCAAGTAAACAAGCCAGAGCCGTGTAGATCAGCACGTGCCGCAGCACCGGACCACTGCCGCGCCAGGCGGCTCTGAGCCCACTGCTGGCTCCAGCCACGCTGCGCTGCTCCAGCCCCCTATTGGGGTGGAGCAGCCACAGCACTGAGGCGATGGGGATCAAGTAAGTGGCGGCATCGATCGCCAGGGCCGTGCCCGCGCCGGTCCAGGCCAGTAGCCAGCCCCCTAGGGGAGGACCCACCAGCTTGCCCACGTTGAACACCACCGAAAAGCTTGTGAGGTATGGAGCCAGTTGCTGGGGACCCTCCACCAGTAGGGCGCAATATTTGTTGCGGGCAGTGAGTTCGTAGGCACTGGCGATGCCTACTAGAAGGGTGCTCAATAGCAACAGGATTACCTGCAGATCACCCTTGCTCAGGGGTATCGCAATGGCTCCGAGCATGCCTGCTGCGAAAAGTCCCCATTGGGAGCGGATCAGCACGGCTTCGCAGCCCAGTTTGTCGGTCGCAACCCCTGCTGGCCCACTTACCAGCAGGGCAGGTAGGGCGAGCACCGCGAAATGGAGGGCCAGCACCAACGCATTGCCGCTGCCATCCATCAGGATCCAGCCCTTAGCCGTGAGGCCCGCGAAAGATCCAGCTGTGCTCAGTCCTGAGGCAACCAGAAAGGTGGTGCGTTGATGCGTCCGCCAGCTCAAGCGCCTAGGCGGCGGCTGTCAACGGCCTCAGCCACCATTGCCTTGGCGCCCACCACCTCGCCGATCAGGTCATAGGTGTCGGCAGCAATGATCCGCACCGGCACCATGGTGCCGGGTGCTGCGCAAAGTCCGCCCTCGCCTGGATGCACCCGCACTTCGCCATCCACCTCGGGGGCGAAGCGGGCGCAGCGGCCGAGCATCTCACCGCTGCTGGGATTCTCCTGCTCGATCAGCACATCCACGATCCGGCCCACCCAAGCGGCGTTGCGGGCGGCGGCGATCGGCTGCTGTAGGGCCATCAGGCGATCCTTGCGCTCTGCTGCCACCCCGGCGGGCACCTGATCCGGCAGGTCGGCGGCGGGGGTGCCCTCCTCCGGTGAAAAGGTGAACACGCCCACGTGGTCGAACTGCTGCTCGGTCACGAAATCGAGCAGGTGCTGGAAGTGCTCTTCGGTCTCGCCAGGAAAGCCCACGATGAAGGTGGTGCGCAGCACCGACTCGGGCAGCTGTTCGCGGATCCGCCGCAGCACGCCACCGGTTACGTCCGCTTGCCAGGGGCGGTTCATTGCCCGCAGCACCTCGGGGTGGCTGTGTTGCAGAGGCAGA
Coding sequences:
- a CDS encoding MFS transporter — its product is MSWRTHQRTTFLVASGLSTAGSFAGLTAKGWILMDGSGNALVLALHFAVLALPALLVSGPAGVATDKLGCEAVLIRSQWGLFAAGMLGAIAIPLSKGDLQVILLLLSTLLVGIASAYELTARNKYCALLVEGPQQLAPYLTSFSVVFNVGKLVGPPLGGWLLAWTGAGTALAIDAATYLIPIASVLWLLHPNRGLEQRSVAGASSGLRAAWRGSGPVLRHVLIYTALACLLGFFHPGLAPLMARDLLGPSPQALGLFTSVLAAGSISGGLVLQRHSRWLSQRPGLLLGSCTLITATAQLVMAAYSSPKTVGIGMAATFALGAGTASLLAGVNLISQVGSSMAIRGRMAGLGQIAFLGGGGLSGLLAAAMSLTLGLQGTFAVLGAAGFALGLQELISRRSLRLKLRSV